One segment of Eschrichtius robustus isolate mEscRob2 chromosome 3, mEscRob2.pri, whole genome shotgun sequence DNA contains the following:
- the CD53 gene encoding leukocyte surface antigen CD53 yields MGMSSLKLLKYVLFFFNLIFWLCGCCILGFGIYFLIHNNFGVLFHNLPSLTLGNVLVIVGSIIMVVAFLGCMGSIKENKCLLMSFFVLLLIILLAEVTLAILLFVYEQKLNDYVAEGLTESIQQYYSDNSTKAAWDSIQSFLQCCGVNGTSDWMGSPPASCPSDPQVKGCYVKAKLWFHSNFLYIGIITICVCVIQVLGMSFALTLNCQIDKTSQVLGL; encoded by the exons ATGGGAATGAGTAGCTTGAAATTGCTGAAGTATGTCCTGTTTTTCTTCAATTTGATCTTTTGG CTCTGTGGCTGTTGCATTTTGGGCTTTGGGATCTACTTCCTGATCCATAACAACTTTGGAGTGCTCTTCCATAACCTCCCCTCTCTCACGCTGGGCAATGTGCTTGTCATCGTGGGTTCCATTATCATGGTGGTTGCCTTCCTGGGCTGCATGGGATCCATCAAGGAGAATAAGTGCCTGCTTATGTCG TTCTTTGTCCTGCTGCTGATTATCCTCCTTGCTGAGGTGACCTTGGCCATCCTGCTCTTCGTGTATGAACAGAAG CTGAATGACTATGTGGCTGAGGGTCTGACTGAGAGCATCCAGCAATATTACTCAGACAACAGCACCAAGGCGGCATGGGACTCCATCCAGTCATTT CTGCAATGTTGCGGTGTAAATGGCACGAGTGATTGGATGGGCAGCCCACCAGCATCTTGCCCCTCAGACCCACAAgttaag GGTTGCTATGTAAAAGCAAAACTGTGGTTTCACTCCAATTTCCTGTATATCGGAATCATCACTATCTGTGTATGTGTGATCCAG GTATTGGGGATGTCCTTTGCACTGACGTTGAATTGCCAGATTGACAAAACCAGCCAGGTCCTAGGATTATGA